One Granulicella sp. 5B5 DNA window includes the following coding sequences:
- a CDS encoding DUF4126 domain-containing protein produces MQWYFLLGLATGARTMTAIAVLCWFAWLGLLPQTGWSFWFASPVCVLIFTLAALGEYYADTLPITPNRMDPPLLLARCVFGALVGALAAHSIHEPLVGGILFVLAGVFAGAFGGIRLRAWAARRFGRDLPAALTESALALAIAVCGSYLLHGFLNVFS; encoded by the coding sequence ATGCAGTGGTACTTTCTTCTGGGCCTGGCGACAGGCGCGCGCACGATGACGGCGATCGCCGTGCTCTGCTGGTTTGCCTGGCTCGGCCTTCTGCCGCAGACCGGCTGGTCGTTCTGGTTCGCGAGCCCTGTCTGCGTTCTCATCTTCACCCTTGCTGCCTTGGGCGAGTACTACGCAGACACGCTTCCTATCACGCCAAACCGTATGGACCCGCCCCTGTTGCTGGCACGATGCGTCTTCGGCGCTCTGGTCGGCGCTCTGGCCGCGCACTCCATCCATGAGCCCCTCGTGGGCGGCATTCTTTTCGTCTTGGCCGGTGTCTTCGCGGGTGCATTTGGCGGCATCCGTCTCCGTGCATGGGCAGCTCGCCGCTTCGGTCGAGATCTGCCCGCTGCCCTCACCGAGTCAGCGCTGGCGTTGGCCATCGCGGTGTGCGGCTCCTACCTGCTGCACGGCTTCTTGAACGTCTTTAGCTAG
- a CDS encoding peptidase S10, with product MTSRQLAPALLLFALPLFAQQDAKPAADKAPAKVEAAKPETKPEGLPEDKSVPQTITVNGKTIHYTATVGTIHLKDDEGKPTGDVMYTAYVVDRAKGEPSRPVIFAVNGGPGASSVYLNLGAIGPKHLSFGNEGDSASSPAILKDNPGTWLDVADEVFIDPIGTGFSKSLVDEAKTKKLFYSPTPDIEYLSLVIYKWLVKNDRLLDKKYLIGESYGGYRGPRITHYLQSQLGVAINGLVLVSPYLNPQFGDENLSPIPWMVTLPPIAAAHLEAEHKLTDDAMKQVIAYTEGDYASALIAGPENKAATDAMIAKVTEMTGLDPQFVRYSGGRLETGAYLREVHREQGEIGSVYDSNVMLPDPYPYSPYRQSNDPILESIIAPTTSAMVDFITHTVGWKTDARYYALSYAVNSAWDHSSPDLRRGAVEDLRESIAADPKLQVLIVHGWNDLSCPFMGSVLTQNQLPAKLAGQVQVHEFPGGHMFYTREANGAGLHQLWEAMVATH from the coding sequence ATGACCTCGCGCCAACTTGCTCCGGCTCTTCTGCTCTTTGCCCTCCCTCTCTTCGCCCAGCAGGACGCAAAACCTGCTGCCGACAAAGCGCCTGCCAAGGTAGAAGCTGCGAAACCTGAAACCAAGCCAGAGGGCCTGCCCGAGGACAAGTCCGTCCCGCAGACCATCACCGTGAACGGCAAGACCATCCACTACACCGCCACCGTCGGCACCATCCATCTCAAGGACGACGAAGGCAAGCCCACCGGCGACGTCATGTACACCGCCTACGTCGTCGACCGCGCCAAGGGAGAGCCTTCGCGCCCCGTCATCTTCGCCGTCAACGGTGGCCCCGGCGCCTCCTCGGTTTATCTGAACCTGGGCGCCATCGGCCCCAAGCACCTCTCCTTCGGCAATGAGGGCGACTCGGCCTCCTCGCCCGCCATCCTCAAAGACAACCCGGGGACTTGGCTCGACGTCGCCGACGAAGTCTTCATCGACCCCATCGGCACTGGCTTCTCCAAGTCGCTCGTCGATGAAGCCAAGACCAAGAAGCTCTTCTACTCGCCCACGCCGGACATCGAGTATCTCTCGCTCGTCATCTACAAGTGGCTGGTCAAGAACGACCGCCTGCTCGACAAGAAGTACCTCATCGGCGAAAGCTACGGCGGCTACCGTGGCCCGCGCATCACGCACTATCTGCAGTCGCAGCTGGGCGTCGCCATCAACGGCCTTGTCCTCGTCAGCCCCTACCTCAATCCGCAGTTCGGCGACGAGAACCTCTCGCCCATTCCCTGGATGGTCACGCTACCTCCCATAGCCGCCGCGCACCTTGAGGCCGAGCACAAGCTCACAGACGACGCCATGAAGCAGGTCATCGCCTACACCGAAGGCGACTACGCCTCCGCGCTCATCGCCGGCCCCGAGAACAAGGCCGCCACCGACGCCATGATCGCCAAGGTCACTGAGATGACCGGGCTCGACCCGCAGTTCGTCCGCTACTCCGGCGGCCGCCTCGAAACCGGTGCGTATCTCCGCGAAGTCCACCGTGAGCAGGGCGAGATCGGCTCCGTCTACGACTCCAACGTCATGCTGCCGGACCCCTATCCGTACTCGCCCTACCGGCAGTCCAACGACCCCATCCTCGAGAGCATCATCGCCCCCACCACCTCCGCGATGGTCGACTTCATCACCCACACCGTCGGGTGGAAGACCGACGCCCGCTACTATGCTCTCTCCTATGCGGTGAACAGCGCCTGGGATCACAGCTCGCCTGACCTGCGTAGGGGTGCGGTCGAAGACCTCCGCGAGTCCATCGCAGCCGACCCCAAACTGCAGGTACTGATCGTCCACGGCTGGAACGACCTCTCCTGCCCGTTCATGGGCTCGGTGCTCACCCAGAACCAGCTGCCCGCTAAGCTCGCCGGCCAGGTACAGGTGCATGAGTTCCCCGGCGGTCACATGTTCTACACCCGCGAAGCCAACGGTGCCGGCCTGCACCAGCTCTGGGAGGCAATGGTCGCAACCCACTAG
- a CDS encoding DUF3863 domain-containing protein, producing the protein MSSGNWTRRDFLNTSAGSAAAFALGNSTLLAQPPSPLRGRFLTHISVVRVNQIEVTPTRNIGLDESPLNSPAHIQARRDAFARGCPKGRMTWAISWLALLDQRKEYQQARRLLASFHAQYGDEITFIPGGYFAPMYNTREQTRRTIHDALGMVSKMVGGGYRPQSLIAGFMDAENQRHLANDEGIHVCQGQIWSQHGIDNGDGDGGICYPYYPSREHYLKPAQGPADFIDCVCLDGWTCDFLSARRQGFEGGFNSRMGVGPIETVQDLGLAVGRREMMDTTAIHMDAGYKLNGFGWVTAIWETSLGHDADLTYWLQTTLDRWPDTQVIPEGEFGLEWRKHTPSNAGLNYRFDEKGTGAPGSEKNLEIEWFMNREFRLALLHDWEKNTPRMAIDFTRYDLKAQEPQGLQREWSLMNVLNQKGTRPQDKPTRLHDLPAEDQRIIFTRYPQLKA; encoded by the coding sequence ATGAGCAGCGGCAACTGGACCAGGCGAGACTTCCTCAATACATCAGCAGGTTCAGCAGCAGCCTTCGCCCTCGGCAACAGCACGCTCCTCGCGCAACCACCATCGCCACTGCGCGGCCGCTTCCTCACGCATATCTCCGTCGTCCGCGTGAACCAGATCGAGGTCACGCCCACGCGCAACATCGGCCTCGACGAGTCGCCCCTCAACAGCCCCGCGCACATCCAGGCCCGCCGCGATGCCTTCGCCCGCGGCTGTCCCAAAGGCCGCATGACCTGGGCCATCAGCTGGCTCGCGCTCCTCGACCAGCGCAAGGAGTATCAACAAGCCCGCCGCCTCCTCGCCAGCTTCCACGCGCAATACGGCGACGAGATCACCTTCATCCCCGGCGGCTACTTCGCGCCCATGTACAACACCCGCGAGCAGACGCGCCGCACCATCCACGACGCACTCGGCATGGTCTCGAAGATGGTCGGCGGCGGCTACCGTCCACAATCGCTCATCGCCGGCTTCATGGACGCCGAAAACCAGCGCCACCTCGCCAACGACGAAGGCATCCACGTCTGCCAGGGCCAAATCTGGAGCCAGCACGGCATCGACAACGGCGATGGTGACGGCGGCATCTGCTACCCCTACTATCCCAGCCGCGAACACTATCTCAAGCCGGCGCAAGGGCCCGCCGACTTCATCGACTGCGTCTGCCTCGACGGCTGGACCTGCGACTTTCTCTCCGCGCGCCGCCAGGGTTTCGAAGGCGGCTTCAACAGCCGCATGGGTGTCGGCCCTATCGAAACCGTGCAGGACCTCGGCCTCGCCGTCGGCCGCAGGGAGATGATGGACACCACCGCCATCCACATGGACGCGGGTTACAAGCTCAACGGCTTCGGCTGGGTCACCGCCATCTGGGAGACCTCACTCGGCCACGATGCCGACCTCACCTACTGGCTACAGACCACGCTCGACCGCTGGCCCGACACGCAGGTCATCCCCGAAGGCGAGTTCGGCCTCGAGTGGCGCAAGCACACGCCCTCGAACGCAGGCCTCAACTACCGGTTCGACGAGAAGGGGACCGGCGCGCCCGGCTCGGAGAAGAACCTCGAGATCGAATGGTTCATGAACCGCGAGTTCCGCCTCGCCCTGCTGCACGACTGGGAGAAGAACACTCCGCGCATGGCCATCGACTTCACCCGCTACGACCTCAAAGCGCAGGAGCCGCAGGGCCTGCAACGCGAGTGGAGCCTGATGAATGTCCTCAACCAGAAAGGCACCCGCCCGCAGGACAAACCCACCCGCCTCCACGACCTCCCCGCCGAAGATCAGCGCATCATCTTCACCCGCTACCCGCAATTGAAGGCTTAG